Proteins from one Natrinema salinisoli genomic window:
- a CDS encoding glutaredoxin family protein yields MSETTDPPITFYRLQGCPFCERVTRLLKEYDLEYRSRFVEPMHSERNVVKRVAGVRTVPVVVDDNTGVTMAESANIVDYLESTYGEGDRPDAAAAGAGGDD; encoded by the coding sequence ATGAGTGAGACCACCGATCCACCGATCACGTTCTACCGGCTCCAGGGCTGTCCGTTCTGTGAGCGGGTCACCCGACTGTTGAAGGAGTACGATCTCGAGTACCGGTCGCGATTCGTCGAGCCGATGCACTCCGAACGAAACGTCGTCAAACGCGTCGCCGGCGTCCGAACGGTTCCCGTCGTCGTCGACGACAACACCGGCGTCACGATGGCGGAAAGCGCCAACATCGTCGACTACCTCGAGTCGACCTACGGCGAGGGCGACCGTCCCGACGCGGCCGCGGCGGGTGCCGGGGGTGACGACTGA
- a CDS encoding redoxin domain-containing protein, with amino-acid sequence MMDFEVVELGPTDHPEPGEEAPEFTRPLVTDEFWEDRTLSELVGESDGTTVLVFTPMTGSFLAKYIWDELTERNWDERAGRVVGVTASTPYGIKRFLGDNDYPFAFFADPSNRVAESYGIEHELDGMTGISEPRAAFFALDDAGTIEGAWVATNWPHFPDYDELETELGLE; translated from the coding sequence CTGATGGACTTCGAGGTCGTCGAACTCGGCCCGACGGATCATCCCGAGCCCGGCGAGGAGGCCCCCGAGTTCACCCGCCCGCTCGTCACCGACGAGTTCTGGGAGGACCGGACGCTGTCGGAACTCGTCGGCGAGAGCGACGGGACGACCGTCCTCGTGTTCACGCCGATGACCGGCTCCTTCCTCGCGAAGTACATCTGGGACGAGTTGACGGAGCGAAACTGGGACGAGCGCGCGGGCCGAGTCGTCGGCGTCACCGCCTCGACGCCCTACGGCATCAAGCGCTTCCTCGGCGACAACGACTATCCGTTCGCGTTCTTCGCCGACCCGAGCAACCGGGTCGCCGAGTCCTACGGGATCGAGCACGAACTCGACGGCATGACCGGCATCAGCGAACCCCGCGCCGCCTTCTTCGCGCTCGACGACGCCGGCACGATCGAGGGCGCGTGGGTCGCCACCAACTGGCCCCACTTCCCCGACTACGACGAACTCGAGACGGAACTCGGCCTCGAGTAA
- a CDS encoding L-threonylcarbamoyladenylate synthase has protein sequence MSDLDRAADAIDSGELVVYPTETVYGLAAAALDPGAVERVFEVKGRDRSKPVSFAVPSVPAALEYVRATDRERRFMATFLPGPVTVLCRRRDAVPDVLTAGRDRVGVRVPDNDLALALCERAGTPITATSANVSGRASARTLADLDPEIREAAAVVLEDVDDQDSSARQTESDEGETDGTESTVVDVSSETIHRRGAQADEIEAWLEGS, from the coding sequence ATGAGCGATCTCGACCGCGCAGCCGACGCGATCGACTCGGGGGAGCTCGTCGTCTACCCCACAGAAACCGTCTACGGCCTCGCCGCGGCCGCGCTCGATCCCGGTGCCGTCGAACGCGTCTTCGAGGTGAAGGGACGCGACCGCTCGAAGCCGGTCTCGTTCGCCGTGCCGTCGGTCCCGGCGGCGCTCGAGTACGTCCGTGCCACCGACCGAGAACGGCGGTTCATGGCGACGTTTCTCCCCGGACCCGTGACGGTCCTCTGTCGTCGCCGGGACGCCGTCCCGGACGTGCTCACGGCGGGTCGTGACCGCGTCGGCGTCCGTGTGCCGGACAACGATCTCGCGCTCGCACTCTGTGAGCGGGCCGGAACGCCGATCACCGCGACGAGCGCGAACGTCAGCGGCCGGGCCAGCGCGCGAACGCTTGCGGATCTCGATCCCGAGATTCGCGAGGCAGCTGCGGTCGTCCTCGAGGACGTCGACGATCAGGACTCGTCGGCCCGTCAGACGGAGTCCGACGAGGGCGAAACAGACGGTACCGAGAGCACCGTCGTCGACGTCTCGAGCGAGACGATCCACCGCCGCGGGGCGCAAGCCGACGAGATCGAGGCCTGGCTCGAAGGTTCGTGA
- a CDS encoding CRISPR-associated protein Cas4, protein MTRTHVSFSDLRTAAYCPRKCYYQRRLPDEDREPPPEIESIRSLATRYDELLAAPPSALESEPIAVPSVRYRDQLAATRDRLTDAGHWERLRNPRERDVLATGRHCRGIVHKVLTDPLEPALVSTGEPPENGVWKPQSVYAVAAAKALAWEHEESVDRVWLEYPACGVIRSVDVTTRRKAQYRSALRSVRELDGPPARTTNRSKCESCEFAAECGVKTRTLRSLLGFG, encoded by the coding sequence GTGACCCGAACGCACGTCTCGTTCAGCGATCTCCGAACTGCCGCGTACTGCCCACGGAAGTGTTACTATCAGCGGCGGCTCCCCGACGAGGATCGCGAACCGCCGCCCGAGATCGAATCGATCCGTTCGCTTGCGACCCGCTACGACGAACTGCTCGCGGCCCCGCCGAGTGCGCTCGAATCCGAACCGATCGCTGTTCCGTCCGTCCGGTACCGCGACCAGCTGGCGGCGACTCGGGACCGACTCACGGACGCGGGCCACTGGGAGCGCCTCCGTAATCCGCGTGAACGCGACGTCCTTGCGACCGGTCGCCACTGTCGCGGGATCGTTCACAAGGTGCTTACCGACCCGCTCGAGCCGGCACTGGTTTCGACCGGCGAACCACCCGAAAACGGCGTCTGGAAGCCCCAGTCGGTTTACGCGGTCGCGGCAGCGAAGGCGCTGGCCTGGGAGCACGAGGAGTCGGTCGATCGAGTCTGGCTCGAGTACCCGGCGTGCGGTGTCATCCGGTCGGTCGACGTGACGACGCGACGGAAAGCGCAGTATCGGAGCGCGCTTCGTTCGGTTCGCGAATTAGACGGGCCGCCGGCGCGGACGACCAATCGCTCGAAGTGCGAGTCCTGCGAGTTCGCCGCGGAGTGCGGGGTCAAAACGCGAACGCTGCGGTCGTTGTTGGGGTTCGGATAG
- a CDS encoding conditioned medium-induced protein 4 yields MNEKTEELRDIFTDVTDGEETVTESQENTRGSIERDERSDADRLESVVQQMRERYEFETPLSDEELLTVARGFYDDRSDEEIADELEGDSDAVFEARMALHLVGETDADEVDLAAIRDREEDDATLAAEYDVSEAQIRRYRRVAAAEDQSRAANDRYRDEFDSILADADLSERMTSDLREDGLEDATEGMETEVDF; encoded by the coding sequence ATGAACGAGAAAACCGAAGAACTCCGGGATATCTTCACCGACGTCACCGACGGCGAGGAAACGGTCACCGAATCGCAGGAGAACACCCGCGGCTCGATCGAGCGGGACGAGCGCTCGGACGCGGACCGGCTCGAGAGCGTCGTCCAGCAGATGCGCGAGCGATACGAGTTCGAGACGCCCCTCTCGGACGAGGAGTTGCTCACGGTCGCCAGAGGCTTCTACGACGATCGGAGCGACGAGGAGATCGCCGACGAGCTGGAGGGCGATTCCGATGCGGTCTTCGAGGCCCGAATGGCGCTCCATCTCGTCGGCGAGACCGACGCCGACGAGGTCGACCTCGCAGCGATCCGTGACCGCGAGGAAGACGACGCGACGCTGGCCGCGGAGTACGACGTCAGCGAGGCCCAGATCCGCCGCTACCGCCGCGTCGCCGCGGCGGAGGACCAGTCTCGAGCGGCCAACGACCGCTACCGCGACGAGTTCGACAGCATCCTCGCGGACGCCGATCTCTCCGAGCGCATGACGTCCGATCTCCGCGAGGACGGCCTCGAGGACGCGACGGAGGGTATGGAGACCGAAGTCGACTTCTAA
- a CDS encoding (Fe-S)-binding protein, whose product MNGLAQSDVARETYWGITSVEYAVFYLLAFIALAVLVYGVYQRFARYAKGDDDSFARLDDLPDRIVSSAKIVLSNEKQFNRDLYGGLMHSFILWGFLTLFIATSILMVDEYAAQKLLGFSFWEGDFYLAYQFMVDAMGLLFVVGIGMAMYRRYWVRNHRLWGRHTSNEDDVFIWTLFALGVGGFLLEGLRVYSAGIPDHEIVSFVAYGMALGFDAMGLSTLGPEQAGFNTAGLNVENLHWLAWWSHSLIAFFFIAWIPYAKPFHMISSFANVVTRDEKAGQRLPNVPSDLDATNAESIDDFTWKEILDQDACTKCGRCSSVCPAKASDRPLDPRDVILDLKSYREDLDAGGEEQPIVADGGTSVINSETMESCMACMACMDACPVEIEHLKSFTRLNRQLTDQGDVDSSMQDVFQNVMQNGNTFGDSPRNRGDWADELEFDVTDAREEEVDYLWYVGDFPSYDERNKQVARSLATILKEADVSFGILFDDEKFDGNDIRRVGEELLYVELAGHHVETWEDCEFDKIVCTDPHSYNTFKNEYPEVNFDEFADDPMMPFEYEEQWNEDGEIDVLHWTQAVEELVTDGALDLNGTELDYTVTYHDPCHLGRYNDEYEAPRELIKATGCELDEMPRNRSNSFCCGGGGGGLWMDFEEEPKPSEERIREALEDTDAGSGVEKFVVACPMCMTMYEDGRKTGGYEDEIEIVDVAELIVEAIGKVDEAQVEVAAD is encoded by the coding sequence ATGAACGGTTTAGCACAGTCGGACGTGGCGAGGGAGACGTACTGGGGGATCACCAGCGTCGAGTACGCGGTGTTCTACCTCCTCGCGTTTATCGCCCTCGCCGTCCTCGTCTACGGCGTCTACCAGCGGTTCGCCCGCTACGCCAAAGGGGACGACGATTCCTTCGCCCGTCTCGACGACCTTCCGGACCGCATCGTTAGCAGCGCCAAGATCGTGCTCTCGAACGAGAAACAGTTCAACAGGGACCTCTACGGCGGCCTCATGCACTCGTTTATTCTCTGGGGATTCCTGACGCTCTTCATCGCGACGTCCATTCTGATGGTCGACGAGTACGCCGCCCAGAAACTTCTCGGCTTCTCCTTCTGGGAGGGTGACTTCTACCTCGCCTACCAGTTCATGGTCGACGCGATGGGCCTGCTCTTCGTCGTCGGCATCGGGATGGCGATGTACCGCCGCTACTGGGTCCGCAATCACCGCCTCTGGGGCCGCCACACCTCCAACGAAGACGACGTTTTCATCTGGACGCTGTTCGCGCTCGGCGTCGGCGGCTTCCTGCTCGAGGGGCTGCGCGTCTACAGCGCCGGCATTCCGGACCACGAAATCGTCAGTTTCGTCGCCTACGGCATGGCGCTGGGCTTCGACGCGATGGGGCTCTCGACGCTGGGTCCCGAACAGGCCGGGTTCAACACCGCCGGTCTGAACGTCGAGAACCTCCACTGGCTCGCGTGGTGGTCCCACTCGCTGATCGCGTTCTTCTTCATCGCGTGGATCCCCTACGCCAAGCCGTTCCACATGATCTCCTCCTTCGCGAACGTCGTCACGCGCGACGAAAAGGCGGGCCAGCGCCTGCCCAACGTCCCCTCCGATCTGGACGCGACCAACGCCGAGTCCATCGACGACTTCACCTGGAAGGAGATCCTCGACCAGGACGCCTGTACCAAGTGCGGCCGCTGTTCCTCCGTCTGTCCCGCCAAGGCCTCCGACCGGCCGCTCGATCCACGTGACGTCATCCTCGACCTCAAGTCCTACCGCGAGGACCTCGACGCCGGCGGCGAGGAGCAGCCCATCGTCGCCGACGGCGGCACGAGCGTCATCAATTCGGAGACGATGGAGTCCTGCATGGCCTGTATGGCCTGCATGGACGCCTGCCCCGTCGAGATCGAGCACCTCAAGAGCTTCACCCGACTCAATCGCCAGCTGACCGACCAGGGAGACGTCGACTCGAGCATGCAGGACGTCTTCCAGAACGTCATGCAGAACGGCAACACCTTCGGCGACTCGCCGCGAAACCGCGGCGACTGGGCCGACGAACTCGAGTTCGACGTCACCGACGCCCGGGAGGAGGAAGTCGACTACCTCTGGTACGTCGGCGACTTCCCGAGCTACGACGAGCGAAACAAGCAGGTCGCCCGCTCGCTGGCGACCATCCTCAAGGAGGCCGACGTCAGCTTCGGCATCCTCTTCGACGACGAGAAGTTCGACGGCAACGACATCCGCCGCGTCGGCGAGGAACTGCTCTACGTCGAACTGGCCGGCCACCACGTCGAAACGTGGGAGGACTGCGAGTTCGACAAAATCGTCTGTACCGATCCCCACTCCTACAACACCTTCAAGAACGAGTATCCGGAGGTCAACTTCGACGAGTTCGCCGACGACCCGATGATGCCCTTCGAGTACGAGGAGCAGTGGAACGAGGACGGCGAGATCGACGTGCTCCACTGGACGCAGGCCGTCGAGGAACTCGTGACCGACGGTGCCCTCGACCTGAACGGCACTGAACTCGACTACACGGTCACCTACCACGACCCGTGTCACCTCGGCCGGTACAACGACGAGTACGAGGCACCCCGCGAACTCATCAAAGCGACGGGCTGCGAACTCGACGAGATGCCCCGCAACCGCAGCAACTCCTTCTGCTGTGGCGGCGGCGGTGGCGGCCTCTGGATGGACTTCGAGGAAGAGCCCAAACCCAGCGAGGAACGGATTCGGGAGGCGCTCGAGGACACCGACGCCGGCAGCGGCGTCGAGAAGTTCGTCGTCGCCTGTCCGATGTGCATGACGATGTACGAGGACGGCCGCAAGACCGGCGGCTACGAGGACGAGATCGAGATCGTCGACGTCGCCGAACTCATCGTCGAAGCGATCGGGAAGGTAGACGAAGCGCAGGTCGAAGTCGCGGCGGACTGA
- a CDS encoding type 1 glutamine amidotransferase: MSEPRIAVLNAAHRDENTTRNFRRELDASLAEFDATDGTVPDDFDYDGAVVTGSRASVYWNDDWMQPVAEWVDEAIDRGMPFLGVCWGHQLLADVLGGTVADMDVYEVGYSEIEHTGESRLFDGIDETFTAFTSHSDAVTELPPEAEPLAENDYSNHGFRSDRVFGVQFHPEYDIETARDLVHRKELSDERRESVLDEITDENYQAACEAKLVFENFLEFVRDVKRIDTTADASASVGRSD; this comes from the coding sequence ATGAGTGAACCCCGTATTGCCGTCCTGAACGCGGCCCATCGGGACGAGAACACGACGCGGAACTTCCGGCGCGAACTCGACGCCTCGCTGGCGGAGTTCGACGCCACCGACGGCACGGTTCCCGACGACTTCGACTACGACGGCGCCGTCGTTACCGGCTCGCGTGCGTCGGTCTACTGGAACGACGACTGGATGCAGCCGGTGGCGGAGTGGGTCGACGAGGCGATCGATCGCGGAATGCCGTTCCTCGGCGTCTGTTGGGGCCACCAGCTGCTGGCCGACGTCCTCGGCGGCACCGTGGCGGACATGGACGTCTACGAGGTCGGCTACAGCGAGATCGAGCACACCGGCGAGTCCCGGCTGTTCGACGGCATCGACGAGACCTTCACCGCCTTCACCAGCCACTCCGACGCGGTCACCGAACTCCCGCCCGAAGCCGAACCCCTCGCCGAAAACGACTACTCGAACCACGGCTTCCGCAGCGACCGCGTGTTCGGCGTCCAGTTCCATCCCGAATACGATATCGAAACCGCTCGCGACCTCGTTCATCGGAAGGAGCTCTCCGACGAGCGCCGCGAGTCCGTGCTCGACGAGATCACGGACGAGAACTACCAAGCGGCCTGCGAGGCGAAGCTGGTCTTCGAGAACTTCCTCGAGTTCGTTCGCGACGTAAAGCGGATCGATACCACTGCTGACGCGTCGGCTTCGGTTGGCCGTTCCGACTAG
- a CDS encoding AMP-binding protein yields MGVLAVTLSLARRAEQFPDRTAVIDISERRLYAPAETIHEDRVSYGELSTIATRTAERLSTLDLGPGNTVCLVTRNRVAALALFFACRRLGATFAPISHLLTPASVERPFEVLDPDIVVSEAAQRDLVRSIPFDRSVTLEELTDADRGAVEFDEAAANGRPLLALHGDAGRPVAGYAADIVERNCIASVVAWGLAANDTVPLVTPLSAADGLVRVALSVLYVGGTLLLDRAFDPGDAATAIDREGATLLPGRERALRDIAAESGFGTAADSLERAICQVPVDDDVVAAYRDHGVPVARVYGRLECPTALSQRFEISGTPPEIDVDGAGVGRPVPDCRARLVDDEGAALEGEGDGRLQLSGPVVADGYLHGTGTGDESWYEPAEMESAEYDGSSDRGQFLDGWFDTGERFYRDEDGNYHHR; encoded by the coding sequence GTGGGAGTCCTCGCCGTGACACTCTCGCTGGCGCGACGGGCCGAGCAGTTCCCGGATCGGACGGCGGTCATCGACATCTCCGAGCGGCGACTGTACGCGCCGGCGGAGACGATCCACGAGGACCGGGTCTCCTACGGCGAACTGTCGACCATCGCGACGCGGACGGCCGAGCGGCTTTCCACGCTGGATCTCGGCCCCGGAAACACCGTCTGTCTCGTCACGCGAAACCGAGTCGCTGCGCTCGCACTGTTCTTCGCCTGTCGGCGGCTCGGTGCGACGTTCGCCCCGATCTCGCACCTGTTGACGCCGGCGTCCGTCGAGCGCCCCTTCGAGGTCCTTGACCCCGATATCGTCGTCTCCGAGGCTGCCCAACGTGATCTGGTCCGATCGATTCCGTTCGATCGGTCGGTGACGCTCGAGGAGCTGACCGACGCGGATCGCGGTGCCGTCGAATTCGACGAGGCGGCGGCGAACGGCCGGCCACTGCTCGCCCTCCACGGAGACGCCGGTCGGCCCGTCGCCGGCTACGCTGCCGACATCGTCGAGCGAAACTGCATCGCGAGCGTGGTCGCGTGGGGGCTCGCGGCGAACGATACCGTCCCGCTGGTCACACCGCTGTCGGCCGCGGACGGTCTCGTTCGCGTCGCCCTCTCCGTGTTGTACGTCGGCGGCACGCTGCTCCTCGACCGGGCGTTCGATCCCGGAGACGCCGCGACCGCGATCGATCGGGAAGGGGCAACGCTGCTCCCGGGTCGGGAGCGGGCCCTTCGCGATATCGCGGCCGAATCCGGGTTCGGGACCGCCGCCGACTCCCTCGAGCGGGCGATCTGCCAGGTCCCGGTCGACGACGACGTAGTCGCGGCCTACCGCGATCACGGCGTCCCGGTCGCGCGGGTCTACGGCCGTCTCGAGTGTCCGACCGCGCTGAGCCAGCGGTTCGAAATTTCCGGTACGCCGCCCGAAATCGACGTCGACGGTGCGGGGGTCGGTCGGCCGGTACCGGACTGTCGCGCCCGGTTAGTCGACGACGAAGGAGCGGCTCTCGAGGGCGAGGGAGACGGTCGACTCCAGCTCTCGGGACCGGTGGTCGCCGACGGCTACCTGCACGGGACCGGGACAGGGGACGAAAGCTGGTACGAACCGGCTGAAATGGAGAGCGCCGAATACGACGGAAGTAGCGACCGCGGCCAGTTCCTCGACGGGTGGTTCGACACCGGCGAGCGATTCTACCGAGATGAGGACGGGAACTACCACCACCGGTAA
- a CDS encoding alpha/beta fold hydrolase, which produces MPTASNGSVSLYYDRAGQGEPVVFVPEAGLGGWLWGWQHAALAGPHEVVVWDLRGTGRSDRPDGPYGLETLVEDLEAVLADCELRKAHLVGCGLGGALALEAARTSSRVETLTLFGTAARGSAFDIEPLFEPPNDPDALRDSLSAGLSADFLGAQPDVRDGIVEWRADGDADREGWDAQTAALEGFDATEWLVEVTQPTQVIHGAADELVSPAAGRDLARGLPRGEFVELEGAGHLAFIERSRTVNDRLLGFLEEQRTDDE; this is translated from the coding sequence ATGCCAACTGCTTCGAACGGATCGGTCTCGCTGTACTACGACCGCGCAGGCCAGGGCGAGCCGGTCGTCTTCGTCCCGGAGGCCGGCCTCGGCGGCTGGCTATGGGGCTGGCAACACGCCGCACTCGCCGGCCCCCACGAGGTCGTCGTCTGGGATCTCCGGGGGACGGGCCGCTCCGACCGACCCGACGGCCCCTACGGCCTCGAGACCCTCGTCGAAGACCTCGAGGCGGTCCTCGCGGACTGCGAGCTTCGTAAGGCCCACCTCGTGGGCTGTGGCCTCGGAGGTGCGCTCGCGCTCGAGGCGGCCCGGACCTCGAGTCGCGTCGAGACGCTGACGCTGTTCGGAACCGCCGCTCGAGGGTCGGCGTTCGACATCGAGCCGTTGTTCGAACCCCCGAACGACCCGGACGCGCTTCGCGACTCGCTCTCGGCGGGGCTCTCCGCGGACTTCCTCGGGGCTCAACCCGACGTTCGCGACGGAATCGTCGAGTGGCGGGCGGACGGCGATGCCGACCGCGAGGGCTGGGATGCACAGACGGCGGCGCTCGAGGGGTTCGACGCGACCGAGTGGCTAGTCGAAGTAACGCAACCGACGCAGGTGATTCACGGGGCTGCGGACGAACTGGTATCCCCTGCTGCCGGCCGGGATCTCGCACGGGGGCTTCCACGAGGGGAGTTTGTCGAACTCGAGGGCGCGGGGCACCTCGCGTTTATCGAGCGCTCGCGGACGGTCAACGATCGGTTGCTCGGGTTTCTCGAGGAGCAACGCACGGACGACGAGTAA